The Podospora bellae-mahoneyi strain CBS 112042 chromosome 7, whole genome shotgun sequence genome includes a window with the following:
- a CDS encoding hypothetical protein (COG:S; EggNog:ENOG503P5E4), with protein MPPPKSTQNEYLLPMKEAPAAKTMSSRLMTMKFMQRGAALAAAANNNSLTTPVSATTPTPANPQAAGNDNDNDVTSSSKRRKFSHVPASASTAAPQSPLYDQAAIQAAIEEEEKKRIAAVERRAAELGDSHWVLEGANTGVKKGAKKPLNVVQVGFAQIDYGSSRTTYSGVEDDNPFEEGSAGAAPPLMRFNMKKAEAPKIKSDESSSSDNSDSDSGSVSDDSDSDSSSDERKTTKNRQQPRGRQQNTNDSASRKRGRSSTLSTKKAEEQKRARELASQRRKKEVKLNRLSSISGAGGLSSISGGGGLSSSKTSMANMTCHGCGKLGHKNADCPNKRRR; from the exons ATGccaccccccaaatccaCCCAAAATGaatacctcctccccatgaAAGAAgcccccgccgccaaaacCATGTCCTCACGCCTCATGACCATGAAGTTCATGCAGCGCGGCGctgccctcgccgccgccgccaatAACAACTCCCTAACCACTCCCGTTTCCGCAACCACACCGACCCCCGCAAACCCCCAAGCGGCcggcaacgacaacgacaacgacgtcacctcctcctctaaACGCCGTAAATTCTCCCACGTCCCTGCCTCCGCCTCTACCGCGGCCCCTCAATCCCCCCTCTACGACCAAGCCGCCATCCAAGCCGCcatcgaagaagaagagaagaagcgAATCGCTGCCGTGGAGAGGAGAGCCGCAGAGTTGGGTGACAGTCACTGGGTCCTGGAGGGTGCGAACACAGGAgtgaaaaagggggcaaAGAAGCCGTTGAATGTTGTGCAAGTGGGCTTTGCGCAGATTGACTATGGCTCATCAAGGACAACTTACTCTGGTGTCGAGGACGACAACCCATTCGAGGAGGGAAGCGCGGGTGCTGCCCCACCGTTGATGAGATTCAAcatgaagaaggccgag GCCCCCAAGATCAAATCCGACGAGAGCTCCAGTTCCGACAACTCGGACTCCGACAGCGGCTCAGTCTCCGATGATTCCGACTCCGATTCCTCCTCAGACGAGAGAAAGACCACGAAGAACCGACAACAACCCCGTGGCAGGCAACAGAACACCAACGACTCCGCCTCCCGAAAACGTGGCCGATCATCTACCCTTTCGACCAAAAAAGCGGAAGAGCAAAAACGCGCCCGAGAACTCGCCAGCCAGAGAAGGAAAAAGGAGGTCAAGCTCAACAGGCTAAGCTCGATATCTGGCGCAGGGGGGTTAAGCTCAATatctggcggtggtgggctctcctcctcgaaaACGTCAATGGCAAACATGACTTGCCATGGGTGCGGTAAGCTGGGGCATAAGAATGCGGATTGCCCTAACAAGAGGAGACGCTAG
- a CDS encoding hypothetical protein (EggNog:ENOG503P5RA; COG:C) has translation MFALRMRAVAQGLPRQLSKRSFTATARQLESTTVPTKGDEKVPQVTGGPAPTTIQQAPNRTEVWSRTQRPRADAMTGPRFEQTDLENQPRPWAAIELIHKEPVRWTHDRVVACDGGGGPAGHPKVYINLDKAEITPCGYCGLPFANEHHRKHLESLPQTSYPLA, from the exons ATGTTCGCCTTACGGATGCGGGCGGTGGCCCAGGGCCTGCCTCGCCAACTTTCGAAGCGGTCGTTTACTGCTACTGCCCGGCAATTGGAATCCACGACGGTGCCTACCAAGGGCGACGAGAAAGTACCCCAGGTCACCGGTGGCCCTGCGCCCACTACTATCCAGCAGGCGCCCAACCGCACCGAGGTTTGGTCGCGCACCCAGAGACCCCGTGCTGATGCCATGACTGGCCCTCGTTTCGAGCAGACGGATCTTGAGAACCAG CCCCGCCCCTGGGCTGCTATCGAGCTCATCCACAAGGAGCCCGTCAGATGGACGCACGACCGGGTCGTTGCCTGcgacggtggcggtggtccTGCCGGACACCCCAAGGTTTACATCAACTTGGACAAGGCTGAGATTACGCCTTGCGGTTATTGCGGCCTTCCTTTT GCCAACGAGCATCACAGAAAGCACCTTGAGTCTCTCCCACAGACATCTTATCCCCTGGCTTAA
- a CDS encoding hypothetical protein (EggNog:ENOG503PH4G) has translation MYFTNLIPLVAVASAGPSSINYLHQLSAALVKPAKLVPTAQFNFAPYQVTNIALDCKRPNNKTNYSCELYFALHDPNSVRENNVTSCSCHHTWSWDGVNGSLSTTDWRTPVAGYQLCWHDDWTFFKSSVPSFEHPGNFSLEVAHTYHDDENFTVPWDYPTTIATGEVIIYEYYEGVKKHGDNICLREMGPVNATVVGILD, from the exons ATGTACTTCACCAACCTTATCCCCCTTGTGGCTGTGGCCTCAGCCGGCCCCTCATCCATCAACTACCTTCACCAGctctccgccgccctcgTCAAACCAGCCAAACTCGTCCCCACAGCCCAGTTCAACTTTGCCCCGTATCAAGTCACCAACATCGCCCTCGACTGCAAGCgccccaacaacaagacgAACTACTCTTGTGAACTTTACT TCGCCCTCCACGACCCCAACTCGGTCCGTGAAAACAACGTCACCTCCTGCAGCTGCCACCACACCTGGTCCTGGGACGGGGTGAACGGGTCCCTCAGCACGACCGACTGGCGGACCCCGGTGGCGGGGTACCAGCTTTGCTGGCACGACGACTGGACTTTCTTCAAGTCGTCGGTCCCGAGCTTTGAGCACCCGGGGAATTTCAGCTTGGAGGTAGCGCATACGtatcatgatgatga GAACTTTACCGTGCCTTGGGACTATCCGACTACGATTgcgacgggggaggtgattATATATGAGTATTatgagggggtgaagaagcaTGGGGATAACATTTgcttgagggagatggggccGGTGAATGCGACTGTTGTGGGGATTTTGGACTAG